In Rothia mucilaginosa, one genomic interval encodes:
- a CDS encoding glycosyltransferase, protein MNSNGFPTALWVVPVPDFGGVARHVVDMARAGLPGFNLVVLAPEGKLTSRLEELGVTVIKAEFGPDYGFKTSFTSLQKAIEQLHPDIVHSHLAYADVVATAVVNTLRVRSVIKRGTCVPKLLTTEHGIAGNDSVYHGSSWRSKLMETVHRVRLWGTDQAIAVSRSTADQMRAKWGARGVELVYNGVDIPEVHAAVEQQRVPAEGGPRILSLSRLSPEKGIDVLLDAFAQLRIDYPQAHLEIAGSGDLASELQAQAQRLNLGDSVTFSGFVNPIEAMGRSDMIVQLSVWENCSYTLLDAKAAGLKTVATAVGGNPEILSADELVDRQSATLTQDVLQAMRAQLQKGKPEPFTWISNEQMAAQTVDIYTRVLRGGR, encoded by the coding sequence ATGAATTCAAACGGATTTCCCACTGCCCTGTGGGTCGTTCCGGTTCCCGATTTTGGTGGAGTAGCTCGGCACGTTGTCGATATGGCACGTGCCGGGCTCCCCGGCTTTAACCTGGTGGTTCTCGCACCCGAAGGTAAGCTCACGAGCCGCCTTGAGGAACTGGGCGTCACCGTCATCAAGGCTGAATTTGGCCCCGACTACGGTTTTAAGACTTCCTTTACCTCTCTGCAGAAGGCTATTGAGCAGCTCCACCCGGATATTGTGCACAGCCACCTTGCGTATGCGGACGTTGTAGCGACCGCCGTGGTGAATACTCTGCGTGTCCGTAGCGTGATTAAGCGCGGCACCTGCGTGCCGAAGCTTCTGACCACTGAACACGGTATCGCCGGTAATGACTCGGTGTACCACGGTAGCTCCTGGCGTTCTAAGCTCATGGAGACCGTCCACCGTGTGCGCCTGTGGGGCACCGACCAGGCGATTGCTGTTTCCCGTTCCACCGCTGATCAGATGCGTGCCAAGTGGGGCGCTCGCGGCGTGGAGCTGGTGTATAACGGCGTGGATATCCCGGAGGTGCACGCGGCTGTTGAGCAGCAGCGTGTACCCGCTGAGGGCGGTCCTCGTATTCTTTCTCTGTCTCGTCTGTCCCCTGAGAAGGGTATTGACGTGTTGCTGGATGCTTTTGCGCAGCTTCGTATTGATTACCCGCAGGCTCATCTTGAGATTGCGGGCTCTGGCGATTTGGCATCCGAGTTGCAGGCTCAGGCTCAGCGTCTGAACCTGGGGGACTCGGTGACCTTCAGCGGTTTCGTGAACCCGATTGAGGCGATGGGCCGTAGCGACATGATTGTTCAGCTGTCGGTGTGGGAGAACTGCTCCTACACTCTGCTGGATGCTAAGGCAGCCGGTCTGAAGACGGTCGCTACTGCTGTGGGCGGCAACCCGGAGATTCTGAGTGCCGATGAGCTGGTAGACCGTCAGAGCGCAACCCTGACTCAGGACGTTCTGCAGGCTATGCGCGCGCAGCTACAGAAGGGCAAGCCTGAGCCTTTCACCTGGATTTCAAATGAGCAGATGGCTGCTCAGACGGTTGATATTTACACTCGTGTACTTCGAGGAGGCCGATGA
- a CDS encoding N-acetylneuraminate synthase family protein translates to MIIERNIAPYVVFAEDPILNALQKISANGQRIIFLVNESGILRGSLSDGDFRRWLIANPTASLETSALDAANTNPQTAPADADPETLRAYFAKGINHVPLTDERGHLVALAMDEQDVLRIGKHTISEDSPSFIIAEIGNNHQGSVDFAKELVDLAVESGADAVKFQLRDMDALYRQRGAATAGEDLGVQYTLDLLSRFSLTVDQMYEVFDHVKQHDMDIMCTPWDAPSVQALVDYGIQGMKIASADLTNHELLRDVASRGLPMLVSTGMSREEEIRESVALLRNAGASYALLQCQSAYPAPFKDVNLAYMDRLAEIGQCLVGYSGHERGYHVPIAAVARGAKIIEKHFTTDKTLEGNDHTVSLLPEEFKAMVQQIREVETAIGSAAPREVSTGELMNRVNLAKSLVATRHIAKGEVVTEADVAVKSPGRGLQPNYLPQLLGRTMQRDVEEGSFFFEGDLKDDLVTRRDFKFDRPWGLPVRYHDYKPLIEEAKPDFLEFHFSYKDLEINIDDVFDSKLDMGFTTHLPDLFAGDFLVDLASKDPEVWERSIAEVQRTIDITRDLTRYFTVDEDPVMVVTMGGFTKDKHIPASARAEKYERIGEALKRLDASGVRLAAQTLPPYPWLMGGQQYHNLFLDPKDTAEFSRAFDTALCLDISHTMLACNFLNIPLSEAVEQLAPLSIHLHLVDGTGVDGEGVQVGEGDVDWASLGKQLRELAPKASFIPEIWQGHINNGEGFFTALDRLEKWL, encoded by the coding sequence GTGATTATTGAACGCAATATTGCCCCCTACGTGGTCTTCGCTGAAGACCCGATTCTCAACGCTCTGCAGAAGATTTCTGCTAACGGCCAGCGCATCATCTTCCTGGTGAACGAGTCCGGTATCCTGCGCGGTTCGCTCTCTGATGGCGACTTCCGTCGTTGGCTGATTGCTAACCCCACTGCATCCCTGGAGACCAGCGCCCTGGACGCTGCAAACACCAACCCGCAGACCGCACCGGCTGACGCTGATCCCGAGACTCTGCGCGCATACTTCGCGAAGGGTATCAACCACGTGCCGCTGACCGACGAGCGCGGTCACCTCGTGGCGCTGGCAATGGATGAGCAGGACGTTCTGCGCATCGGTAAGCACACCATCAGCGAGGATTCCCCCTCCTTCATCATTGCTGAGATTGGTAACAACCACCAGGGTAGCGTTGACTTCGCTAAGGAACTGGTGGATCTGGCTGTTGAGTCCGGCGCGGACGCTGTGAAGTTCCAGCTGCGCGACATGGACGCTCTGTACCGCCAGCGCGGTGCGGCAACCGCAGGTGAGGACCTGGGCGTTCAGTACACCCTGGACCTGCTGTCCCGCTTCTCCCTGACCGTTGACCAGATGTACGAGGTCTTCGACCACGTCAAGCAGCACGACATGGACATCATGTGCACCCCCTGGGACGCACCCTCCGTTCAGGCGCTGGTTGACTACGGCATCCAGGGCATGAAGATTGCTTCTGCTGACCTGACCAACCACGAGCTGTTGCGCGACGTGGCTTCTCGCGGTCTGCCCATGCTGGTTTCCACCGGTATGAGCCGCGAAGAGGAAATCCGCGAGTCCGTGGCTCTGCTGCGTAACGCTGGCGCATCCTACGCTCTGCTGCAGTGCCAGTCCGCATACCCGGCACCCTTCAAGGACGTCAACCTGGCGTACATGGACCGCCTGGCTGAGATTGGTCAGTGCCTGGTCGGTTACTCCGGCCACGAGCGCGGCTACCACGTGCCGATCGCTGCTGTTGCTCGCGGCGCGAAGATTATTGAGAAGCACTTCACCACCGACAAGACCCTCGAGGGTAACGACCACACCGTCTCCCTGCTGCCTGAGGAATTCAAGGCAATGGTTCAGCAGATCCGTGAGGTTGAGACCGCTATTGGTTCCGCTGCTCCTCGTGAGGTGTCCACCGGTGAGCTGATGAACCGCGTGAACCTGGCAAAGTCCCTGGTTGCTACCCGCCACATCGCTAAGGGCGAGGTCGTGACCGAGGCTGACGTTGCTGTGAAGTCCCCCGGCCGCGGTCTGCAGCCGAACTACCTGCCGCAGCTGCTGGGCCGCACCATGCAGCGCGACGTTGAAGAAGGCTCGTTCTTCTTCGAGGGCGACCTGAAGGACGACCTGGTGACCCGCCGCGACTTCAAGTTCGACCGTCCCTGGGGTCTGCCGGTTCGTTACCACGACTACAAGCCGCTGATTGAAGAGGCGAAGCCGGACTTCCTGGAGTTCCACTTCTCCTACAAGGACCTCGAGATTAACATCGACGATGTCTTTGACTCCAAGCTGGATATGGGCTTCACCACCCACCTGCCCGACCTGTTCGCAGGCGACTTCCTGGTGGACCTCGCATCGAAGGATCCCGAGGTGTGGGAGCGCTCCATCGCTGAGGTCCAGCGCACCATCGACATTACCCGTGACCTGACCCGCTACTTCACCGTAGACGAGGACCCGGTCATGGTCGTGACCATGGGCGGCTTCACCAAGGACAAGCACATCCCCGCATCCGCACGTGCTGAGAAGTACGAGCGTATCGGTGAGGCACTGAAGCGTCTGGACGCATCCGGTGTTCGCCTGGCGGCTCAGACTCTGCCCCCGTACCCCTGGCTGATGGGTGGTCAGCAGTACCACAACCTGTTCCTGGATCCGAAGGACACCGCAGAGTTCTCGCGTGCATTTGATACCGCACTCTGCCTGGACATCTCTCACACCATGCTGGCATGTAACTTCCTGAACATTCCGCTGTCGGAGGCTGTTGAGCAGCTGGCACCGCTGTCCATCCACCTGCACCTGGTGGACGGCACCGGCGTTGACGGTGAGGGCGTTCAGGTCGGCGAAGGCGATGTCGACTGGGCATCCCTGGGTAAGCAGCTGCGTGAGCTGGCACCGAAGGCATCCTTCATTCCCGAAATCTGGCAGGGCCACATCAACAACGGTGAGGGCTTCTTCACCGCGCTGGACCGCCTCGAGAAGTGGCTGTAG
- a CDS encoding cytidylyltransferase domain-containing protein, with product MRILCVIPVRGGSKGIPRKNLRPIAGKPLVAWTIEQALDAKEEVAGEHELRVVVSTDDVELADIAREYGAEVPFIRPAHLAEDTTATEPVIEHAIEFYTENGWEPDAVMLLQATSPVRLPGTLARAVRQFAENGKDSMVGVIPIGPFIWTWHADGEPTAAFEIMARPRRQELTKETFRYRENGSMYITKTHVYMDHHNRLAGYPGGTIDLFMLDEVEGVDIDAPIDFSVAEHQLTQILAEGK from the coding sequence ATGCGTATTCTCTGCGTCATCCCCGTGCGCGGTGGCTCGAAGGGCATTCCGCGTAAGAACCTGCGCCCCATCGCGGGTAAGCCGCTGGTTGCATGGACCATCGAGCAGGCACTGGATGCTAAGGAAGAAGTAGCCGGCGAGCACGAGCTGCGTGTTGTCGTCTCCACCGATGATGTTGAGCTGGCTGATATCGCGCGCGAGTACGGTGCGGAGGTGCCGTTCATTCGCCCGGCACACCTGGCTGAAGACACCACTGCAACCGAGCCGGTCATCGAGCACGCTATCGAGTTTTACACCGAAAACGGTTGGGAGCCCGATGCAGTCATGCTGCTGCAGGCAACCAGCCCCGTGCGTCTGCCCGGCACTCTGGCTCGTGCGGTCCGCCAGTTCGCGGAGAACGGCAAGGACTCCATGGTCGGTGTGATTCCGATTGGTCCGTTCATCTGGACCTGGCACGCTGACGGTGAGCCCACCGCGGCGTTCGAGATTATGGCTCGTCCGCGCCGCCAGGAGCTGACCAAGGAAACCTTCCGCTACCGTGAGAACGGTTCGATGTACATCACCAAGACCCACGTGTACATGGACCACCACAACCGCCTGGCGGGCTACCCCGGCGGTACCATTGACTTGTTCATGCTGGACGAGGTCGAGGGCGTCGACATTGACGCACCGATTGACTTCTCCGTGGCAGAGCACCAGCTCACTCAGATCCTGGCCGAAGGCAAGTAA
- a CDS encoding CgeB family protein translates to MTQPKLLLLSPAFHGYWKAIQASLEVHGYEVRTHIYDAPGTLPERILNKLAHELPEKYRPESFATQATRKAIDAFNEFRPDIVLVIKGDMLSREWWDLLETSGVRYGTWLYDEMRRMSYTEEDLHHLGALASYSPLDAQHLREQGFEVLDMPNAYDTHCPVVPMREDSINFVGAKYPNREETLQALVAAGLPVRAYGRAWSRHPYDILRTKQFKDSGVPAGRDVDRSEAYGIMASSPATLNIHNNQDGFTMRTFEAPGVGALQVIDRADVDRYYIPGEEVLVYESIDELIEICTRIFREPKWARQIREAGQKRTLAEHTFDQRVKILEQLWA, encoded by the coding sequence ATGACTCAGCCCAAACTTCTATTGCTCTCGCCCGCATTCCACGGGTACTGGAAGGCAATTCAGGCATCCCTGGAAGTGCACGGATACGAAGTGCGCACCCACATCTACGATGCCCCGGGTACTCTGCCCGAGCGCATCCTCAACAAGCTTGCCCACGAACTGCCCGAGAAGTACCGCCCCGAAAGCTTCGCAACGCAGGCAACCCGTAAGGCTATTGACGCTTTCAACGAGTTCCGCCCCGATATTGTGTTGGTCATTAAGGGCGATATGCTCTCCCGCGAATGGTGGGACCTGCTGGAGACCTCCGGCGTTCGCTACGGCACCTGGCTCTACGACGAAATGCGCCGCATGAGCTACACCGAAGAGGACCTGCACCACCTGGGCGCGCTGGCAAGTTACAGCCCGTTGGATGCGCAGCACCTGCGTGAACAGGGCTTCGAGGTGCTCGACATGCCTAACGCCTACGATACCCACTGCCCGGTCGTCCCTATGCGCGAGGACTCCATCAACTTTGTGGGCGCTAAGTACCCCAACCGTGAGGAGACCCTGCAGGCGCTGGTCGCAGCCGGTCTGCCGGTGCGTGCCTACGGTCGTGCTTGGTCGCGTCACCCCTACGATATTCTGCGCACTAAGCAGTTCAAGGACTCCGGCGTGCCCGCAGGTCGCGATGTTGACCGCTCCGAGGCGTACGGCATTATGGCGTCCTCCCCGGCAACGCTGAACATCCACAATAATCAGGATGGTTTCACCATGCGTACCTTTGAGGCTCCCGGCGTGGGCGCTCTGCAGGTGATTGACCGTGCTGACGTGGATCGCTACTACATTCCTGGCGAAGAGGTTCTGGTCTACGAGAGCATTGATGAGCTCATCGAGATTTGTACCCGTATTTTCCGTGAGCCGAAGTGGGCTCGTCAGATTCGTGAAGCCGGTCAGAAGCGTACTCTGGCTGAGCACACTTTCGATCAGCGTGTAAAGATTTTGGAGCAGCTATGGGCCTGA
- a CDS encoding glycosyltransferase family 2 protein: MTHTPRVSAVIPFYGEPEPVLAIIDTLRAQQGIDPADIEIIVSDDVSPTPFPEVEGVTVVRRPVNGGFGKAVNSGVAAATGEWVFILNSDLELDNTFVSRMLAAVERHGEVLASPQIIGHDGKQQWVARKFPTAAHVAWEWFTPLARFKPTNWWHRGVGHDVEACTGTSDAKVDWVMGACMVVPRATFNRIGGMDERFYMNSEEVDFQYRLSNAGVDRYLIPSVTVTHEGGGSSPSERRVQWLTTARFIYADKWGWEKKLAAALRATSYANFLVNSVRGLRNKDVDARGFLAAELERIAKAERREN; the protein is encoded by the coding sequence GTGACTCATACTCCCCGCGTATCTGCGGTTATTCCTTTCTACGGCGAGCCGGAACCGGTTCTTGCCATTATTGACACTCTGCGCGCTCAGCAGGGTATTGACCCCGCCGATATCGAAATTATTGTTTCTGATGATGTTTCTCCCACCCCCTTCCCCGAGGTTGAGGGCGTGACGGTGGTTCGCCGCCCCGTCAACGGTGGTTTCGGTAAGGCTGTGAACTCCGGTGTTGCTGCCGCGACCGGTGAATGGGTTTTCATCCTCAACAGCGACCTGGAGCTGGATAACACCTTCGTCTCGCGCATGCTTGCAGCGGTGGAGCGCCACGGCGAGGTGCTGGCTAGCCCGCAGATCATTGGCCACGACGGTAAGCAGCAGTGGGTGGCACGTAAGTTCCCCACCGCAGCGCATGTGGCGTGGGAATGGTTCACTCCGCTGGCTCGTTTCAAGCCGACCAACTGGTGGCACCGCGGCGTTGGCCACGATGTTGAGGCATGCACCGGCACCTCCGATGCGAAGGTCGACTGGGTTATGGGTGCGTGCATGGTTGTTCCTCGCGCGACCTTCAACCGCATTGGTGGCATGGATGAGCGTTTCTACATGAACAGCGAAGAGGTGGACTTCCAGTACCGCCTCTCGAACGCTGGTGTGGACCGCTACCTGATTCCTTCGGTGACTGTAACCCACGAGGGCGGCGGGTCTTCGCCCTCCGAGCGCCGTGTACAGTGGCTGACCACTGCTCGTTTCATTTATGCGGATAAGTGGGGCTGGGAGAAGAAGCTTGCTGCGGCTCTGCGTGCTACCAGCTACGCGAACTTCCTGGTGAACTCGGTGCGCGGCCTGCGCAATAAGGACGTGGACGCTCGTGGCTTCCTCGCCGCTGAGCTGGAGCGTATCGCCAAGGCAGAGCGCCGCGAAAACTAG
- a CDS encoding ABC transporter ATP-binding protein, producing the protein MKSIYTQLRLFFPGRSFTLLVFNLIGLFILSLMEMVGVAAVLPIVNIAMGAELTGYLAVLSDIFGNPQRSELVLYLGVVLVLAFVFKGIASLIFKRWSLKFTGYQQLATSTTILNHYMKDSYFNHRKSQPEDTVYLIGTYVVFAYRGYVGAIINFIGDLLSILVLLVMILCVMPIPALIAFAYFGITISVMQFFLRRGNAKYGEISARAGRDALRSLFDNIKGFREIRISNSRESTVEEYRQHALRSVNSDVNISFFADFPKYALEIIFIVGIAGLLGLMTSTQGADSLPALMLFATACIRILPNATRMVASLGGIRANEFASEEVAKVIRSMSPEEQRLQMVGPKGDFDPATIINPAIEPVDVLVDNLVYRYPDGDKDVLKDIQLDVPAGTSVAFVGGSGSGKTTLVDLILGLLTPTSGTISSQGRDIHTDLPSWYQKIGYVPQDPYLGNGTLREAVAFGIPKQCIDDDRVLYCLELAELMPVVETLEDGIDTPIGENGNRLSGGQRQRVGIARAMYRNPSLLIMDEATSALDNETEHKITQTINRISQEITVIIVAHRLSTVRNVDQLVYLSQGRIANKGTFKEVQAANEEFANLVRLGQLPD; encoded by the coding sequence ATGAAGAGCATTTATACTCAGCTTCGCCTGTTTTTCCCCGGACGAAGCTTTACGCTACTTGTCTTTAACCTAATCGGCCTGTTCATCCTGTCTTTGATGGAAATGGTCGGTGTTGCTGCCGTTCTTCCCATTGTGAATATTGCGATGGGCGCGGAACTTACTGGTTACCTGGCTGTTCTCTCGGATATTTTTGGTAATCCTCAGCGATCTGAGCTGGTGCTCTATCTGGGCGTTGTTCTGGTGTTGGCCTTTGTCTTTAAAGGTATTGCATCGCTCATTTTTAAGCGCTGGAGTCTGAAATTCACCGGTTACCAGCAGTTGGCGACGTCGACGACTATCCTTAACCACTACATGAAGGATAGCTACTTCAACCATAGGAAGTCCCAGCCTGAAGATACTGTGTATCTGATCGGTACTTATGTGGTGTTCGCCTACCGCGGCTACGTCGGTGCAATTATTAACTTCATCGGTGATCTACTTTCGATTCTTGTGTTGCTGGTGATGATTCTGTGCGTTATGCCGATTCCGGCTTTGATTGCCTTCGCTTACTTCGGTATCACTATCTCTGTGATGCAGTTCTTCTTGCGCCGCGGTAACGCTAAGTACGGTGAGATTTCTGCTCGTGCCGGTCGTGACGCCCTTCGCTCGCTCTTCGACAACATCAAGGGCTTCCGCGAGATTCGTATTTCTAATTCGCGTGAATCGACCGTTGAGGAGTACCGCCAGCATGCGCTGCGTAGCGTGAATAGCGATGTGAATATTTCCTTCTTCGCGGATTTCCCCAAGTACGCTCTAGAAATTATCTTCATCGTCGGTATCGCAGGTCTTCTGGGTCTGATGACCTCGACCCAGGGAGCCGATAGTCTGCCTGCTCTGATGCTTTTTGCAACCGCTTGCATCCGTATTCTGCCGAACGCTACCCGTATGGTTGCTTCTCTGGGTGGCATCCGTGCAAATGAGTTCGCGAGTGAGGAAGTTGCCAAGGTTATCCGCTCGATGAGCCCTGAAGAGCAGCGTTTGCAGATGGTTGGCCCTAAGGGCGATTTCGATCCGGCAACTATCATTAACCCGGCTATTGAGCCTGTGGATGTGCTGGTTGATAACCTGGTATACCGCTACCCGGACGGTGATAAGGACGTCCTTAAGGACATTCAGCTGGATGTGCCGGCAGGTACCTCGGTTGCTTTCGTTGGTGGTTCAGGCTCGGGTAAGACTACCCTGGTTGACCTAATCCTTGGCCTACTCACCCCGACGAGCGGCACGATTTCTAGCCAGGGTAGGGACATCCATACTGACCTGCCTTCCTGGTACCAGAAGATTGGTTATGTTCCCCAGGATCCCTACCTGGGCAACGGTACTCTGCGTGAGGCAGTCGCATTCGGCATTCCCAAGCAGTGCATTGATGACGATCGTGTACTCTACTGCCTTGAGCTAGCGGAGCTGATGCCCGTTGTCGAGACCCTGGAAGACGGCATTGATACCCCGATTGGTGAGAACGGTAACCGCCTCTCCGGTGGCCAGCGTCAGCGTGTGGGCATTGCGCGTGCAATGTACCGTAACCCGAGCTTGCTGATTATGGATGAGGCGACCAGTGCACTGGATAATGAGACTGAGCACAAGATTACTCAGACCATTAACCGTATCTCCCAGGAGATTACCGTGATTATCGTGGCTCACCGTCTTTCCACGGTGCGCAACGTTGATCAGCTGGTATACCTCTCCCAGGGCCGCATTGCTAATAAGGGAACTTTCAAGGAAGTTCAGGCGGCAAACGAAGAATTCGCGAACCTCGTTCGCCTGGGCCAGCTGCCCGACTAA
- a CDS encoding low molecular weight phosphatase family protein yields the protein MGIFNIKSLKDKYAWGSSEDKTNSAETAEAQPATTASSSANIADGVRSLIKSNPELAGKNRRGVAGRAIIPDGSLREAIEDYEVRSPAAVASQEVTPEEELSADGTATVSAQPLTHTDIKATPGDILDVDGKPTGPSIIRVGQHNAPTVDAEELADPKEANRRNAGNAQPSPATNTRSERTPQFKLSPKNLNRTGSSSGDGPFEAVFVCTGNIARSASGEVISKHLAAEYGLEDKWIFSSAGTGALVGHGVYEHVANELIERGYNPEGFASRQLNEQIIENATIILVAEKVHADWIVREWPQHHSKIKLLKQAARIREDARRAEPLSYLYAYGARPLDSDKLEDPYRRGPAAAKVAVDEVEQSLRVILPWLAQAHC from the coding sequence ATGGGCATCTTCAACATCAAGTCCCTCAAGGACAAGTACGCGTGGGGGTCCTCCGAGGACAAAACCAACTCCGCAGAAACTGCCGAGGCGCAGCCAGCAACCACCGCTTCTTCCTCCGCAAATATTGCCGACGGAGTCCGCTCCCTCATTAAGAGCAACCCCGAACTGGCAGGCAAGAACCGCCGCGGGGTAGCAGGTCGCGCCATCATCCCTGACGGTTCGCTCCGTGAAGCCATCGAAGACTACGAAGTCCGCTCCCCCGCCGCAGTAGCTTCCCAGGAAGTCACCCCCGAAGAAGAGCTCAGCGCCGACGGCACCGCTACCGTCTCTGCACAGCCCCTCACCCACACCGATATCAAGGCTACCCCCGGTGACATCCTCGACGTAGACGGTAAGCCCACCGGCCCCAGCATTATCCGCGTGGGTCAGCACAACGCACCCACCGTTGATGCTGAAGAGCTCGCCGACCCGAAAGAAGCCAACAGACGGAACGCAGGAAACGCGCAGCCCTCCCCCGCTACTAACACCCGCAGCGAACGCACCCCGCAGTTCAAGCTCTCCCCCAAAAACCTCAACCGTACCGGTAGCAGTAGCGGTGACGGCCCCTTCGAAGCCGTCTTCGTCTGCACCGGAAACATTGCCCGTAGCGCATCCGGCGAGGTCATCTCCAAGCACCTTGCCGCAGAGTACGGTCTGGAAGACAAATGGATCTTCTCCAGCGCAGGCACCGGCGCTCTCGTCGGTCACGGCGTCTACGAACACGTAGCAAACGAGCTCATTGAGCGCGGCTACAACCCGGAGGGCTTCGCATCCCGCCAGCTCAACGAGCAGATTATCGAGAACGCCACCATCATTTTGGTGGCCGAAAAGGTACACGCCGATTGGATTGTGCGCGAGTGGCCCCAACACCACTCCAAGATTAAGCTGCTCAAGCAGGCTGCTCGCATTCGCGAGGATGCACGCCGCGCCGAGCCGCTTTCTTACCTCTACGCCTACGGTGCCCGTCCGCTTGATAGCGACAAGCTGGAAGACCCCTACCGCCGCGGCCCCGCAGCAGCGAAGGTTGCAGTGGATGAGGTGGAGCAGTCCCTGCGTGTGATTCTGCCCTGGCTCGCACAGGCACACTGCTAA
- a CDS encoding ribose-phosphate diphosphokinase, which produces MSSEITNPGERKLVVVSGRAHPQLAEEIAKALDHDLLPTSAYTFANGETYVRFEESVRGADAFVIQSHPAPINEWLMEQIIMIDALKRASARSITVVSPFYPYARQDKKHKGREPISARLISDLYKTAGADRLMCVDLHTSQIQGFFDGPLDHLFAIPVLAKHIRERVEDLSKVTVVSPDTGRVRVAEHWADLLDGAPLAFVHKTRDINVPNHAVSKAVVGDIEGRTCVLIDDMIDTGGTIAGAVKVLMDKGAKEVIIAATHPVLSDPAAERLSQCGAVEVVVTNTLPVPEEKQFDNLTILSIAPLIARAIREVFDEGSVTEIFDH; this is translated from the coding sequence ATGAGTAGCGAGATTACCAACCCCGGTGAGCGCAAGCTTGTAGTGGTCTCCGGTCGAGCACACCCCCAGCTTGCCGAGGAGATTGCGAAGGCACTTGATCACGACCTGCTGCCCACCTCCGCATATACCTTCGCCAATGGCGAGACCTACGTCCGCTTTGAGGAGTCGGTGCGCGGTGCGGACGCGTTCGTGATTCAGTCGCACCCGGCACCCATCAACGAGTGGCTCATGGAGCAGATCATTATGATTGATGCGCTCAAGCGTGCATCCGCTCGTTCCATTACCGTGGTGTCTCCCTTCTACCCCTACGCTCGTCAGGACAAGAAGCACAAGGGCCGCGAGCCCATCTCGGCACGTCTGATTTCGGACCTGTACAAGACCGCTGGTGCTGACCGCCTGATGTGCGTGGATCTGCACACTTCGCAGATTCAGGGCTTCTTCGACGGCCCGCTGGATCACCTTTTCGCGATTCCGGTTCTGGCTAAGCACATCCGCGAGCGCGTGGAAGACTTGTCCAAGGTGACCGTTGTGTCCCCGGATACCGGTCGTGTCCGCGTGGCTGAGCACTGGGCTGATCTGCTGGACGGCGCACCCCTGGCGTTCGTGCACAAGACCCGCGACATTAACGTCCCCAACCATGCTGTTTCTAAGGCTGTTGTGGGTGACATCGAGGGTCGTACCTGTGTGCTGATTGACGACATGATTGACACCGGCGGCACCATTGCTGGCGCTGTGAAGGTCCTCATGGACAAGGGCGCGAAGGAAGTTATTATCGCAGCTACCCACCCGGTTCTGTCCGATCCGGCTGCTGAGCGTCTGTCTCAGTGCGGTGCTGTGGAGGTCGTCGTGACTAACACCCTGCCCGTGCCGGAAGAGAAGCAGTTCGATAACCTGACTATTCTCTCCATCGCTCCGTTGATTGCTCGCGCTATCCGTGAGGTCTTCGACGAGGGCTCTGTGACCGAGATTTTCGATCACTAA